The DNA segment ATGAAATGCCTCTTTATATATTAAGTAAATGCTCTGATGTGTATGAAGCAAATAACTTATTAAGAGATATAAACCTTATTAAAAAGCCTTTTAATATGAAACATTGTCTGACGCCTCTACACTTTATCTTTTCTGATAAAAATAAATCAATAGTGTATGAAACCACAAAAGAGGGCAACTTTGTTTATGAAAACGAATTAGGTGTCTTAACCAATAACCCTACCTTTAATATGCAAAAAGAAAATCTTGTAAATTATCTTAACCTATCCCCTAAAGAGCCTGTAAATTTGTTTTCAGATAAAATAGACCTTGTTCCCTCAAGCAGAGGTATGGGAGCGATAGGTCTTCCTGGCGATTTATCCTCATCTTCAAGATTTGTAAGGGCAGCATTTACAAAACTTAATTCGCCTGTAACATTAAGCGACGAAGAGGGTATAACACAATTTTTCCATATTTTAAATTCAGTGTATCAGACAAAAGGCTCTGTATGCCTTTCTGATAACCTGTATGAAAATACAATCTATTCTTCCTGTTGTAATACCGATGAGGGTATATACTATTATACAACCTATAATAATTCAAGAATAACACGAATAGATATGTATAAGGAAAATCTTGAAGGGGATAATCTTATAACTTATAATATGATAAATCATCAGGATATCTTATGTGGAAATTGATTTTAATAACTCTCTGTTAAATGAATTCAACTTATCGTAATTCATTGCCTTTTTATAATATTCTTCAAGTAAATCATGAAGAATTTTTGCCTTTCTTATATTATTAACTGAATAGTTTATCAATGTATCAATTAAGCCCCTGTCCGATTCAAGTGTTTGTGTGTCAACAGAGGATAAATTGTATAAATATTCTGTGTTAATATTAATACCGTTTGAATAATTATGATATTTATTAGAAGTTACAATTGAAGTGTCAAGTTCAGGGATAATAATATGTTCAACCTTTAAATCAGGAAACATCGGGCAATAAAAAGTCTTAATAGAAAATTGGTCTAAA comes from the Clostridia bacterium genome and includes:
- the bsh gene encoding choloylglycine hydrolase, producing the protein MCTALSYKTNFHYFGRNLDYEHSFGEKVIITPRNYPISFKCMDKLNFHYAFIGIGIVEDNFPLYFDLTNEKGLSVAGLNFPNNAYYSDYCDQKINLAPYEMPLYILSKCSDVYEANNLLRDINLIKKPFNMKHCLTPLHFIFSDKNKSIVYETTKEGNFVYENELGVLTNNPTFNMQKENLVNYLNLSPKEPVNLFSDKIDLVPSSRGMGAIGLPGDLSSSSRFVRAAFTKLNSPVTLSDEEGITQFFHILNSVYQTKGSVCLSDNLYENTIYSSCCNTDEGIYYYTTYNNSRITRIDMYKENLEGDNLITYNMINHQDILCGN